The Jatrophihabitans sp. genome contains the following window.
CCCTGCCGGCTCCGAGCAGGGCGGGCCCGTTGACCAGCAAGCGGCCGACGCCGGCCCGGAAGCCACCCCGGCGGCGGTGAACCCGTCAGGCGTCGTCAAGGTAGTTAATCGGGTGCCGTCGCTGTCGTCGCTGTCAGCCTCTTCAGCCACCGATTTCTACTTCGACCCGTCTCCGGTGCCGGGAACGACACTGCGCCACCTTCGCCCGGACCAAATCACCACCAATCCGAGGCAACCGAGGCAGGTCTTCGACGAAGAGGCGCTGACCGAGTTAAGCCACTCGATCAAAGAGTTCGGGGTCCTGCAGCCGATAGTGGTGCGGGCTCAGGGCGCCGGCTTCGAACTGGTGATGGGCGAGCGCCGGCTCCGTGCCGCCATCGCCGCGGGCCTGAGCACGATCCCGGCCATTGTGCGCGAGACCGCCGACGATGCGATGTTGCGGGACGCGCTGCTGGAGAACATCCACCGCGCACAGCTGAACCCTCTGGAAGAAGCGGCTGCTTACCAGCAGTTGTTGCAGGAGTTCGGCGTGACGCATGAGGAGCTCGCCAGCAAGATCGGCCGTAGCCGTTCGCAGGTGAGCAACACGATCCGGCTGCTGAACCTGTCGGTCCCGGTTCAACGCCGGGTGGCTGCCGGAGTGCTGTCGGCCGGCCACGCCCGGGCGCTGCTCGGCCTGGAAGACCGTGACCAGCAGGATGAGTTGGCGAGCCGGATCGTCGCCGAGGGGTTGTCGGTTCGAGCGACGGAGGAGCTGGTCACCCTCGCCGCCGCGGGCACGAGCGTCAAGAGCAGGGCCACACCAACCCGCCGGCCGACCGCGCCGGCCCTTAGTGAGCTGGCGAACAAGCTGTCGGACACCTTGGAGACCAGGGTGAAGGTCGAATTGGGGCGCCGTAAAGGAAAGATCACCGTGGAGTTCGGCTCGATCGATGACCTGGAGCGGATCGTCGCCGTGATCGCCCCGCACTTGGCCACAGCGTCGGCCCCGGAGGCTCTCGGCCCGCGGGTCGACACCGGCGGCTCGACTGGGTGACCAAGCCCGCCGAGCTGACTAGCTCTCGGGCTCCCCCGGGTGTGGCGCAGGCTGCATCCGCCCATATGAGACCACCTCGGCCACTGGCCGCCGACCGCGTTTCAGTGACGGCGACTTGCGGTCTGGCGCCGGGTGGCCGAGGCTGATCACCCCGACGATCGCCAGCCGCTCTGGCACCCCGAAAGCCTGCTTCACCTGCGCGTGCCGCTCGGCGGGCACTCCGAAGAAGCAACTGCCGAGCCCGTGGTCGACAGCCCCGAGCAGGATGAGCAGGCTGGCCATACCGGTGTCGATATCCCAGTACGGCACCGGCCACCGGGTCTCATCGCGGTCGGCCCAGCCCTTGTCAGGAGCCGCGTACCGGTCTAAATACGCTATTTTGTCCGACATTGCGATGATTAGCGCGGGGGCTGAGCGCATGCCTCGCAGCCAAGAGTCAGGCTCAGCTGCCGGGTCCTCCGTGCTGGCCTGCCAGAACGCCTCGCGAGTCTCAACAGTGTCCAGCACCAGAAAGTGCCAGCCCTGGCTGAACCCGGCCGACGGGGCCCGGATCGCCAGTTCGAGCAGGTCGTTCAGCACCGCCCGGGCAACCGGACGGTCCGGATCGTAGGCGCGGACCATCCGGCGCTTGCGCACCACCTCGGTGTATTCCATGACAGGTGTCTATCACGGGGCCAGAGCCGGATGGCCCTTAATCACCTTTGTGTGCAACGCTCTCGGCCATGGATCTGACGCAGTCGAACAAGCTCGCCGAGGTGTGCTACGACATCCGCGGGCCGGTGCTGGACGAGGCTAAGCGGCTGGAAGCCCAGGGGCATTCGATCCTGAAGTTGAACATAGGAAATCCGGCGCCATTCGGTTTCACGGCGCCGGAGGAGATCCTGGTGGACGTCATTCGCAATCTCCGCGACTCGGAAGGGTATTCCGACTCCCAGGGGGTGCTGTCGGCGCGCACCGCCGTGGTGCAGCACTACCAGGAACGTGGCCTGGACCCCACGGTCACCGTCGATGACGTCTGGTTGGGCAACGGGGTCAGCGAGCTGATCGTGATGTCGCTGCAGGCCATGCTCAACGACGGCGATGAGGTGCTGATCCCGTCCCCGGACTATCCGCTGTGGACGGCGGCAACCTCGCTGGCCGGTGGCCGGCCGGTGCATTACCGCTGCGAGGAGTCAGCGGGCTGGCAGCCGGACCTGGCGGACCTGCGCGCCAAGATCAGCCAGCGCACCAAGGCGATCGTGCTGATCAACCCCAACAATCCGACTGGCGCGGTCTACTCGGAGCAGGTCCTGCAGGAGTTCGCTGAGCTGGCTCGCGCGCACAGCCTGGTGGTGCTGGCCGATGAGATCTATGACAAGGTGCTCTACGACGACGCCACCCACACACCGTTCGCGGTGCTGGCGCCGGACGTGTTCACGCTGACCTTCAACGGCCTGTCCAAGGCCTACCGGCTGGCAGGCTTCCGGTCGGGCTGGATGATGGCCTCGGGCCCCAAGCAGCACGCCGCCAGCTACCTCGAAGGCTTGACGATCCTGGCCAACATGCGGCTGTGCGCCAACGTGCCGGCCCAGCACGCCATCCAGGCCGCCCTCGGCGGCCGGCAGAGCATCCGAGACCTGGTGCTGCCTGGTGGCCGGCTGCTCGAGCAGCGCGACGCGGCTGTCACTGCGCTGCGAGCCATTCCCGGCGTCAGCTGCGTCGAGCCGAAGGGGGCGCTCTATGTGTTCCCCCGCCTGGACCCCGAGCGGTACCCGATCACCGACGACCAGCGCTTCGTGTTGGACTTCCTGCGCGACCAGCACGTCCTGCTGGTGCAGGGGACGGGGTTCAACTGGCCTGATCCAGACCATCTACGCATCGTCACACTGCCGCGGGCCGACGTCCTGACGGAGGCGATCGGACGGCTGGCGGTGTTCCTGGACAGCTATGACCCGAGTCAGCTTAGCTAGTCAGCATGTCGGTGTCTCGTCGGGTGGTCGGACTCACGCTGGACAACCTCGAGGACCTGCCCGGCGCCTGCCGGACCTGCCTGTTCTGGGAGCTCGGCCCGCTCGCCGATCCTCAGCCGATGCCGCCGGAGGAGGCGAAGCTGGCCAAGGAGTCCTGGCTGTCGGCGACGCTGCTGGACTGGGGCAGCTGCGGCAAGGTGGCCTACGCCGCCCACGAGCCGGTGGGATACGCCTTGTTCGCGCCGCCAGGATTCGTCCCCCGCGCCCTGTCGTTTCCGACGTCGCCGGTGTCCGGTGACGCGGTGCTGCTGCTGAACGCCTATGTGGCGCCGCACTGGCGCTCGGCGGGGGTCGGCCGGATGCTGGCGCAGGCGGTGGCCGCCGAGCTGGTGCCCAGGGGCGTGAAGGCGGTGGAGGCCTTCGGCTCCACCGGACCGCTGTCGCGCGGGTGCCTGATGCCGGTGGACTACCTCCGCTCGGTGGGCTTTAAGACCGTGCGCCCGCACCCGGCCTACCCGCGGCTGCGGATGGAGCTGAGGTCGACCGTGTCATGGCGTTATGACGTCGAGTACGCCCTGGAGCGGATCTTCGGCACGACCGTCGGCTCGCTCACCCCGGCGCGCTGAGTCAGGCTCGGCGCGCCGGCGCGCCGGGGGCCAGGGAAGCCACGCTGGGGCTAGTGCCCAGCACCTGTTCTCACTCCGAGTACTCAGGCAGGGCGTCGCGCTGGGGCAGCAGGCTTTCCACCTTCTGCGGCGGCGGCTTCACTTGTCCAGACAGCCGTGCGCCGGGCCAGCCGGAGGGCTGACCCGGCGGGAGCGGGGCCTTAGACGCGGGACCTCAAGCCGTGCTGCTCTGATCAGGAGCAGCACACCTGATCAGGAGATGTAGGCGGCCAGGTCGTTGAGCAGCGCGGCCTTCGGCTTGGCGCCCACGATGGTCTTGACGACCTTGCCGCCCTGGAACACCGACATGGTCGGGATCGACATGATCTGGTAGTCGCGGGCGATCTGCGGGTTCTCGTCGATGTTGAGCTTGACGATCTGCAGCTTCTCGCCGTGCTGGCTGGCGATCTCTTCGAGCACCGGGGCGACCAGCCGGCACGGCCCGCACCACTCGGCCCAGAAGTCGACCAGCACAGGCTTGTCCGACTGCAGGACGTCCTTGGCAAAGCTCGCGTCAGTGACGGCGGGGGTGTTGGCACCCATAACGGCGACTCCTTCTAGCTTGAGTGATGTGCTGTGGACTGAACACGGGACGGGCCGCAACCCTTCCCGCCGAACGATAAGCGGCTCTCGGGCCCTCAGCTTTCCATGGCTGCGAGCTGGACGTCTCCGACGGCGTCCAGCGCCGTCAGGAACCGCTCGGCGTCCAGGGCTGCCTGGCAGCCGGTGCCGGCCGCGGTGATCGCCTGCCGGTACACGTGGTCGACCACGTCGCCGGCGGCGAACACGCCGGCCAGGTTGGTCCGGGTGGAGCGGCCCTCGGTGAGGATGTAACCCTCGTCATCGAGCTCGACCTGGCCCTTGACCAGCTCCGAGCGTGGATCGTGGCCGACCGCTATGAACAGCCCGGTGGCCTCGATCTCGCGGATCTCACCCGAGCGCGTGTCGCGCAGGGTCAGGCCCGTGACCTTGTTCTCGCCGTGGATCTCGGCGACCTCGGAGTTCCAGGCCCACCGGATCTTGGGGTTGGCGTGCGCCCGCTCGGCCATGATCCGCGAGGCCCGCAACGTGTCGCGGCGGTGCACGACGGTCACCGACTCGGCGAACCGAGTCAGGAAGCCGGCCTCCTCCATCGCGGTGTCACCGCCGCCGACCACCACGATGTGCTGGTCGCGGAAGAAGAAGCCGTCACAGGTGGCGCACCAGGACACCCCATGGCCGGACAGCTCGTCCTCGCGCGGCACACCCAGCTTCTTGTAGGCCGAGCCCATCGCCAGGACCACCGCGTCGGCGGTGAACTCACCCGACAGGGTCCGCACGGTCTTGACCGGTGACTCCAGCTCTACCGACACGACGTCGTCACTGACCAGTTCAGCGCCGAACTTCTCGG
Protein-coding sequences here:
- a CDS encoding nitroreductase family protein yields the protein MEYTEVVRKRRMVRAYDPDRPVARAVLNDLLELAIRAPSAGFSQGWHFLVLDTVETREAFWQASTEDPAAEPDSWLRGMRSAPALIIAMSDKIAYLDRYAAPDKGWADRDETRWPVPYWDIDTGMASLLILLGAVDHGLGSCFFGVPAERHAQVKQAFGVPERLAIVGVISLGHPAPDRKSPSLKRGRRPVAEVVSYGRMQPAPHPGEPES
- a CDS encoding GNAT family N-acetyltransferase — protein: MSVSRRVVGLTLDNLEDLPGACRTCLFWELGPLADPQPMPPEEAKLAKESWLSATLLDWGSCGKVAYAAHEPVGYALFAPPGFVPRALSFPTSPVSGDAVLLLNAYVAPHWRSAGVGRMLAQAVAAELVPRGVKAVEAFGSTGPLSRGCLMPVDYLRSVGFKTVRPHPAYPRLRMELRSTVSWRYDVEYALERIFGTTVGSLTPAR
- a CDS encoding pyridoxal phosphate-dependent aminotransferase; the encoded protein is MDLTQSNKLAEVCYDIRGPVLDEAKRLEAQGHSILKLNIGNPAPFGFTAPEEILVDVIRNLRDSEGYSDSQGVLSARTAVVQHYQERGLDPTVTVDDVWLGNGVSELIVMSLQAMLNDGDEVLIPSPDYPLWTAATSLAGGRPVHYRCEESAGWQPDLADLRAKISQRTKAIVLINPNNPTGAVYSEQVLQEFAELARAHSLVVLADEIYDKVLYDDATHTPFAVLAPDVFTLTFNGLSKAYRLAGFRSGWMMASGPKQHAASYLEGLTILANMRLCANVPAQHAIQAALGGRQSIRDLVLPGGRLLEQRDAAVTALRAIPGVSCVEPKGALYVFPRLDPERYPITDDQRFVLDFLRDQHVLLVQGTGFNWPDPDHLRIVTLPRADVLTEAIGRLAVFLDSYDPSQLS
- a CDS encoding ParB/RepB/Spo0J family partition protein → MSKPPRRGGLGRGLGALIPTAASPADTGSDSDGPAGSEQGGPVDQQAADAGPEATPAAVNPSGVVKVVNRVPSLSSLSASSATDFYFDPSPVPGTTLRHLRPDQITTNPRQPRQVFDEEALTELSHSIKEFGVLQPIVVRAQGAGFELVMGERRLRAAIAAGLSTIPAIVRETADDAMLRDALLENIHRAQLNPLEEAAAYQQLLQEFGVTHEELASKIGRSRSQVSNTIRLLNLSVPVQRRVAAGVLSAGHARALLGLEDRDQQDELASRIVAEGLSVRATEELVTLAAAGTSVKSRATPTRRPTAPALSELANKLSDTLETRVKVELGRRKGKITVEFGSIDDLERIVAVIAPHLATASAPEALGPRVDTGGSTG
- the trxB gene encoding thioredoxin-disulfide reductase: MSENHRRVIVVGSGPAGYTAALYLARADLRPLVFEGSQYGGALMNTTEVENYPGFPTGIMGPELMAQLRAQAEKFGAELVSDDVVSVELESPVKTVRTLSGEFTADAVVLAMGSAYKKLGVPREDELSGHGVSWCATCDGFFFRDQHIVVVGGGDTAMEEAGFLTRFAESVTVVHRRDTLRASRIMAERAHANPKIRWAWNSEVAEIHGENKVTGLTLRDTRSGEIREIEATGLFIAVGHDPRSELVKGQVELDDEGYILTEGRSTRTNLAGVFAAGDVVDHVYRQAITAAGTGCQAALDAERFLTALDAVGDVQLAAMES
- the trxA gene encoding thioredoxin, yielding MGANTPAVTDASFAKDVLQSDKPVLVDFWAEWCGPCRLVAPVLEEIASQHGEKLQIVKLNIDENPQIARDYQIMSIPTMSVFQGGKVVKTIVGAKPKAALLNDLAAYIS